Proteins encoded together in one Monomorium pharaonis isolate MP-MQ-018 chromosome 8, ASM1337386v2, whole genome shotgun sequence window:
- the LOC105837139 gene encoding ankyrin repeat domain-containing protein 49, with translation MSSEEENDELQDLEAIRDKILSSPCSERMQVSAWEDDDDGVEAERNAREPDAKAMLSAAEEGNLEKIKKLLHKNSLLLSCTDKDGYTPLHRACYGNNVEVVEYLLEMGARIDAKTQDEWQPLHSACCWNNTECAEALIANGADINAKSKGDQTPLHLVSASSHNSPALQLLLLHPETNPYLVNSSGDTADQIARRTTKYYPIYEIIEPCLNEI, from the exons ATGTCGTCGGAGGAGGAGAATGACGAATTGCAAGACTTGGAGGCGATACGCGATAAGATTCTTAGTAGTCCGTGCAGCGAGCGTATGCAAGTGAGCGCCTGGGAGGACGACGATGACGGTGTAGAGGCGGAACGTAACGCGAGAG AACCGGACGCAAAGGCTATGTTGAGCGCTGCCGAAGAGGGAAACCTggagaaaattaagaaattattgcacaaAAATAGCCTTTTACTGAGTTGCACTGATAAGGACGGCTATACTCCACTTCACAGGGCGTGTTATGGCAACAATGTGGAAGTGGTGGAG TATTTGCTTGAAATGGGAGCAAGAATAGACGCTAAGACTCAAGATGAATGGCAACCCTTGCACTCTGCGTGCTGTTGGAACAACACGGAATGCGCTGAAGCTTTAATCGCGAATGGGGCGGACATTAATGCAAAAAGCAAAGGCGATCAAACACCTTTACATCTAGTCTCCGCTAGTTCTCACAACTCCCCTGCTCTCCAGCTTCTTCTATTGCATCCCGAGACAAATCCTTACTTGGTCAACTCGAGCGGCGATACAGCAGATCAAATCGCGAGGAGGAcaacgaaatactatcccatatatgaaataattgagCCCTGCttaaatgagatttaa
- the LOC105837138 gene encoding radial spoke head protein 9 homolog isoform X2, translating into MICFATCACNMEARWHVRPMQTENHFQKCYYWGRINGVQNDYHIAYGFEKDCMNDQKYYYSTNTMDWVLMPEVTKSARFLSPLAINQFEGDPSIVTNVYDINPPFPPDEDPKIYYDDPMPKELKEEDRLAATVELITEDAAIIPRGAWYKCPNGDVIENPSFAGLGEVDASNLKSYLHVRPPKEKWDVNLSIRPDYNYALDFLDSIDMDVPQECWNLQSLLGGRLVILHSLYWHGMTFFHKLNSPHHGFLYVGHGKKNLDLPFMI; encoded by the exons ATGATTTGTTTTGCAACTTGCGCTTGCAACATGGAAGCACGTTGGCACGTGCGACCTATGCAG ACGGAAaatcattttcaaaaatgttattattggGGCAGGATCAATGGAGTACAAAACGACTATCATATCGCATACGGTTTTGAAAAGGACTGCATGAACgatcagaaatattattacag TACAAATACTATGGATTGGGTACTGATGCCAGAAGTAACAAAATCTGCACGATTCCTGAGTCCCTTGGCAATTAATCAATTCGAAGGTGATCCGTCCATTGTCACAAATGTTTATGATATCAATCCACCATTTCCGCCAGATGAAGATCCCAAGATTTATTATGAC GATCCTATGCCGAAAGAACTGAAAGAGGAGGATCGTCTTGCGGCCACCGTGGAATTGATCACGGAAGATGCTGCAATTATTCCGCGAGGAGCCTGGTATAAGTGCCCGAACGGTGACGTAATCGAGAATCCGAGTTTCGCCGGTCTGGGCGAAGTGGATGCTTCAAATCTAAAGTCCTACTTGCATGTCCGTCCGCCAAAAGAGAAGTGGGACGTTAATTTATCAATCCGTCCCGATTACAATTACGCGCTGGACTTCTTGGACAGTATAGATATGGATGTTCCTCAGG aatGTTGGAATCTGCAGTCTCTCTTGGGCGGTCGTCTGGTTATTTTGCATAGTTTGTATTGGCACGGAATGACCTTCTTTCATAAATTGAACTCCCCACATCATGGATTTTTGTACGTCGGTCATGGAAAAAAGAATCTAGACCTTCCGTTCATGATCTGA
- the LOC105837138 gene encoding radial spoke head protein 9 homolog isoform X1 has translation MNCLKLLESLDIFGYVGICISIESSQLLQNSLLILQTENHFQKCYYWGRINGVQNDYHIAYGFEKDCMNDQKYYYSTNTMDWVLMPEVTKSARFLSPLAINQFEGDPSIVTNVYDINPPFPPDEDPKIYYDDPMPKELKEEDRLAATVELITEDAAIIPRGAWYKCPNGDVIENPSFAGLGEVDASNLKSYLHVRPPKEKWDVNLSIRPDYNYALDFLDSIDMDVPQECWNLQSLLGGRLVILHSLYWHGMTFFHKLNSPHHGFLYVGHGKKNLDLPFMI, from the exons ATGAATTGCTTAAAGCTATTGGAAAGTCTTGATATATTCGGTTATGTCGGTATTTGCATTAGTATTGAAAGTTCGCAGCTACTGCAAAATTCGTTACTGATTTTGCAGACGGAAaatcattttcaaaaatgttattattggGGCAGGATCAATGGAGTACAAAACGACTATCATATCGCATACGGTTTTGAAAAGGACTGCATGAACgatcagaaatattattacag TACAAATACTATGGATTGGGTACTGATGCCAGAAGTAACAAAATCTGCACGATTCCTGAGTCCCTTGGCAATTAATCAATTCGAAGGTGATCCGTCCATTGTCACAAATGTTTATGATATCAATCCACCATTTCCGCCAGATGAAGATCCCAAGATTTATTATGAC GATCCTATGCCGAAAGAACTGAAAGAGGAGGATCGTCTTGCGGCCACCGTGGAATTGATCACGGAAGATGCTGCAATTATTCCGCGAGGAGCCTGGTATAAGTGCCCGAACGGTGACGTAATCGAGAATCCGAGTTTCGCCGGTCTGGGCGAAGTGGATGCTTCAAATCTAAAGTCCTACTTGCATGTCCGTCCGCCAAAAGAGAAGTGGGACGTTAATTTATCAATCCGTCCCGATTACAATTACGCGCTGGACTTCTTGGACAGTATAGATATGGATGTTCCTCAGG aatGTTGGAATCTGCAGTCTCTCTTGGGCGGTCGTCTGGTTATTTTGCATAGTTTGTATTGGCACGGAATGACCTTCTTTCATAAATTGAACTCCCCACATCATGGATTTTTGTACGTCGGTCATGGAAAAAAGAATCTAGACCTTCCGTTCATGATCTGA
- the LOC105837138 gene encoding radial spoke head protein 9 homolog isoform X3: MNCLKLLESLDIFGYVGICISIESSQLLQNSLLILQTENHFQKCYYWGRINGVQNDYHIAYGFEKDCMNDQKYYYSTNTMDWVLMPEVTKSARFLSPLAINQFEGDPSIVTNVYDINPPFPPDEDPKIYYDDPMPKELKEEDRLAATVELITEDAAIIPRGAWYKCPNGDVIENPSFAGLGEVDASNLKSYLHVRPPKEKWDVNLSIRPDYNYALDFLDSIDMDVPQGTNGDNVGICSLSWAVVWLFCIVCIGTE; encoded by the exons ATGAATTGCTTAAAGCTATTGGAAAGTCTTGATATATTCGGTTATGTCGGTATTTGCATTAGTATTGAAAGTTCGCAGCTACTGCAAAATTCGTTACTGATTTTGCAGACGGAAaatcattttcaaaaatgttattattggGGCAGGATCAATGGAGTACAAAACGACTATCATATCGCATACGGTTTTGAAAAGGACTGCATGAACgatcagaaatattattacag TACAAATACTATGGATTGGGTACTGATGCCAGAAGTAACAAAATCTGCACGATTCCTGAGTCCCTTGGCAATTAATCAATTCGAAGGTGATCCGTCCATTGTCACAAATGTTTATGATATCAATCCACCATTTCCGCCAGATGAAGATCCCAAGATTTATTATGAC GATCCTATGCCGAAAGAACTGAAAGAGGAGGATCGTCTTGCGGCCACCGTGGAATTGATCACGGAAGATGCTGCAATTATTCCGCGAGGAGCCTGGTATAAGTGCCCGAACGGTGACGTAATCGAGAATCCGAGTTTCGCCGGTCTGGGCGAAGTGGATGCTTCAAATCTAAAGTCCTACTTGCATGTCCGTCCGCCAAAAGAGAAGTGGGACGTTAATTTATCAATCCGTCCCGATTACAATTACGCGCTGGACTTCTTGGACAGTATAGATATGGATGTTCCTCAGGGTACGAATGGCGAC aatGTTGGAATCTGCAGTCTCTCTTGGGCGGTCGTCTGGTTATTTTGCATAGTTTGTATTGGCACGGAATGA